One Schistocerca piceifrons isolate TAMUIC-IGC-003096 chromosome 11, iqSchPice1.1, whole genome shotgun sequence genomic window carries:
- the LOC124720244 gene encoding putative sodium-dependent multivitamin transporter isoform X1: MRAQETPHCLRQPLYVRYRGHPLGESRSPLVGKLLALVFGLLFLGLAFMAQFLGGVLQASLTIFGAVGGPVLGFFSLGMFLPHANEPGAITGLATGLTFSMWVGFGVPRPDAVRLPTRTDGCDFNITATPLPPTQDPSEYFYLYRVSYLWVVVLGFLLTLVVGAVASWVAGITCEGDRSVPPPDPDLFVPPVRRALLVRRGAGAPTRCS, encoded by the exons CCACTGTACGTGCGGTACCGGGGCCACCCGCTGGGGGAGTCGCGGTCGCCGCTTGTGGGGAAGCTGCTGGCACTGGTGTTCGGACTGCTGTTTCTGGGACTGGCTTTCATGGCGCAGTTCCTCGGTGGCGTGCTGCAGGCCAGCCTCACGATATTCGGCGCCGTCGGCGGACCCGTGCTCGGCTTCTTCTCGCTCGGCATGTTCCTGCCCCACGCCAACGAGCCG GGAGCCATAACGGGCCTTGCCACGGGGCTCACCTTCTCCATGTGGGTCGGCTTCGGCGTCCCCCGGCCGGACGCAGTAAGGCTGCCCACGAGGACGGATGGCTGCGACTTCAACATAACGGCCACACCGCTGCCGCCCACCCAGGACCCAAG CGAGTACTTCTACCTGTACCGCGTGTCGTACCTGTGGGTCGTCGTGCTGGGATTCCTGCTGACACTCGTCGTGGGCGCCGTTGCGTCGTGGGTGGCGGGCATCACCTGCGAGGGGGACCGCAGCGTGCCGCCACCAGACCCCGACCTCTTCGTGCCGCCAGTCCGGAGGGCGCTGCTCGTGAGGAGAGGGGCAGG
- the LOC124720244 gene encoding putative sodium-dependent multivitamin transporter isoform X2, with protein MAQFLGGVLQASLTIFGAVGGPVLGFFSLGMFLPHANEPGAITGLATGLTFSMWVGFGVPRPDAVRLPTRTDGCDFNITATPLPPTQDPSEYFYLYRVSYLWVVVLGFLLTLVVGAVASWVAGITCEGDRSVPPPDPDLFVPPVRRALLVRRGAGAPTRCS; from the exons ATGGCGCAGTTCCTCGGTGGCGTGCTGCAGGCCAGCCTCACGATATTCGGCGCCGTCGGCGGACCCGTGCTCGGCTTCTTCTCGCTCGGCATGTTCCTGCCCCACGCCAACGAGCCG GGAGCCATAACGGGCCTTGCCACGGGGCTCACCTTCTCCATGTGGGTCGGCTTCGGCGTCCCCCGGCCGGACGCAGTAAGGCTGCCCACGAGGACGGATGGCTGCGACTTCAACATAACGGCCACACCGCTGCCGCCCACCCAGGACCCAAG CGAGTACTTCTACCTGTACCGCGTGTCGTACCTGTGGGTCGTCGTGCTGGGATTCCTGCTGACACTCGTCGTGGGCGCCGTTGCGTCGTGGGTGGCGGGCATCACCTGCGAGGGGGACCGCAGCGTGCCGCCACCAGACCCCGACCTCTTCGTGCCGCCAGTCCGGAGGGCGCTGCTCGTGAGGAGAGGGGCAGG